From Budorcas taxicolor isolate Tak-1 chromosome 19, Takin1.1, whole genome shotgun sequence, the proteins below share one genomic window:
- the CNTROB gene encoding centrobin isoform X3, protein MAASAASPSSPLRAKDLLSESSEAPGLNQVSSEVTSQLYTSLHLSREAESTARAQLYLPAASPPPHEVLDGLAQELSHSLSLGLENNVKKKDGSRHIFEMESVRGQLQSMLQTSRDAAYRDPPIPGADSERREEDSFDSDSTATLLNTRPLQGLSPSSSAQAFEELFPRYTSLRPGPSLNPPDFQGLRDALDSEHTRRKHCERHIQNLQTRVLELQQQLAVAVTADRKKDIMIEQLDKTLARVVEGWNRHEAERTEVLRGLQEERQAAELTRSKQQETVTRLEQSLSEAMEALSREQEGARLQQREKETLEEERQALTLSLELEQQRCRVLQEERDEARAGQLSERRQLETLQVALEEERRSWAQQEHQLKERYQALQEESQAQLEREKGNTQREAQTAREAQQQLALVQSEVRRLEGELDTARRERDALQLEMSLVQARYESQRIQMESELAVQLEQRVTERLAQAQESSLRQAASLRDHHRKQLQELNGQHQQELSTQLAQFKVEIAEREERQQQVAQDYELRLAREQARVRELQSGNQQLEEQRVELVERLQAMLQAHWEEVTRLLSTTTLPPHPPDPPAGPSSPGLQEPEKGERRIWTVPPMAVALKPVLQQSRETREELPGVPPPVLCSPSPDLSLLLGPTFQSQHSFQPLEPKPDLTSSSVEAFSAVGTFHPDHRAERPFPEEDPGSEGDGFLKEGLPPPSQLQGLKHFLHQLLETAPQSHENPSVDQLPPKPGPLTASSWEETPQVPRLPPPVHKTKVPLAMASSLFRVHELPSAPSQSCGPSGGSPERGGDGPASSRQLMEVSQLLRLYQARGWEALPAEDLLLYLKRLDHCGGTDSRGENAPRRNTDSRLGEIPRKEALPRRLAVAPKTDKPPARKKSGHPAPGGVRSRGGIWR, encoded by the exons ATGGCAGCATCAGCTGCCAGCCCCAGTTCACCCCTACGGGCCAAGGACCTCTTGAGTGAGTCATCAGAAGCCCCTGGGCTGAACCAAGTGTCCTCTGAGGTGACCTCCCAGCTGTATACTTCTTTGCACCTCAGTCGTGAGGCAGAGAGCACAGCCCGAGCCCAGCTGTATTTACCTGccgcctccccacctccccatgaGGTGTTGGATGGCTTGGCCCAAGAACTGAGTCACAGCTTGTCACTGGGATTGGAGAACAACGTGAAGAAAAAG GATGGTTCCAGGCATATCTTTGAGATGGAGAGTGTTCGGGGTCAACTCCAGAGCATGCTCCAAACCTCACGTGATGCGGCTTATC GGGATCCCCCGATTCCAGGTGCTGACTCTGAGAGACGGGAAGAGGACTCCTTTGACAGTGACAGCACAGCCACCTTGCTTAA CACCCGACCGCTGCAAGGCTTGTCTCCATCCAGCTCAGCCCAGGCCTTTGAGGAGTTGTTCCCCCGCTACACCAGCCTTCGGCCAGGGCCCTCACTCAACCCCCCAGATTTTCAGGGACTGAGAGATGCACTGGATTCAGAGCATACTCGTCGCAAG CATTGTGAGCGCCATATTCAGAATCTGCAGACCCGTGTCCttgagcttcagcaacagttagCCGTGGCCGTGACTGCTGACCGAAAGAAAGATATCATGATTGAACAACTGGACAAG ACCCTGGCCCGCGTGGTGGAGGGCTGGAACCGGCATGAAGCTGAGCGGACAGAGGTGCTTCGGGGACTCCAGGAGGAACGGCAGGCAGCTGAACTCACTAGAAGCAAGCAGCAGGAG ACAGTAACCCGCCTGGAGCAAAGCCTTTCTGAGGCCATGGAGGCCCTGAGTCGTGAGCAGGAAGGTGCCCGACTGCAGCAACGGGAAAAAGAGACACTG GAGGAGGAGAGGCAAGCTCTGACCCTGAGCTTGGAGCTAGAACAGCAGCGCTGCCGAGTCCTGCAGGAAGAACGGGATGAGGCCCGGGCTGGGCAACTCAGTGAGCGTCGACAGTTGGAGACACTGCAGGTGGCCCTCGAAGAAGAACGGCGGAGCTGGGCCCAGCAGGAGCACCAGCTGAAGGAACGCTACCAGGCGCTGCAGGAGGAGAGCCAGGCTCAGCTGGAAAGGGAGAAG GGGAACACCCAGAGGGAGGCCCAGACCGCCCGGGAGGCCCAGCAGCAGTTGGCCTTGGTGCAGTCTGAGGTGCGGCGGTTGGAAGGAGAGCTGGATACAGCTCGGAGAGAGAGAGACGCCCTACAGCTGGAGATGAGCCTGGTGCAG GCCCGGTATGAAAGCCAGCGGATCCAGATGGAGTCGGAGCTGGCAGTGCAGCTGGAGCAGCGGGTGACCGAGCGGCTGGCACAGGCGCAGGAGAGCAGCCTTCGGCAGGCAGCCTCCCTGAGGGACCATCACAG GAAGCAGCTGCAGGAGCTGAATGGACAGCACCAACAGGAATTGTCCACCCAGTTGGCTCAGTTCAAGGTGGAAATAGCAGAGCGGGAGGAGCGGCAGCAGCAGGTGGCTCAGGACTATGAGCTCAG ACTGGCCCGGGAGCAGGCGCGAGTGCGGGAACTGCAGAGTGGGAACCAGCAACTGGAGGAACAGCGGGTGGAGCTGGTGGAGCGGCTGCAGGCCATGCTGCAGGCCCACTGGGAGGAGGTCACCCGGCTGCTCAGCACCACCACCCTGCCGCCCCACCCCCCG GATCCCCCCGCTGGCccctccagccctgggctgcaggaACCAGAGAAGGGGGAGAGGAGGATCTGGACGGTGCCCCCCATGGCTGTGGCCCTGAAGCCCGTGTTGCAGCAGAGCCGGGAAACGCGGGAGGAGCTGCCTGGGGTGCCGCCGCCTGTTCTCTGCAGCCCCTCTCCAGATCTTAGCCTCCTGCTAGGCCCCACTTTCCAGAGCCAGCATTCCTTCCAGCCCCTGGAGCCAAAGCCGGACCTCACGTCTTCTTCAG TGGAGGCCTTCTCTGCAGTTGGGACCTTCCATCCGGATCACCGGGCAGAGCGACCATTCCCTGAGGAAGACCCTGGGTCTGAGGGGGATGGCTTCCTGAAGGAAGGCCTGCCACCCCCTTCCCAGCTGCAGGGCCTCAAGCATTTTTTACACCAG CTGCTGGAGACTGCACCCCAGAGCCACGAGAATCCCTCCGTCGATCAGCTTCCCCCTAAGCCTG GTCCTCTGACTGCCTCATCTTGGGAGGAAACCCCTCAGGTGCCACGCCTCCCTCCCCCTGTCCATAAAACTAAAGTTCCCTTAGCAATGGCGTCCAGTCTCTTCCGGGTCCATGAGCTTCCCTCAGCCCCTTCACAGAGCTGTGGTCCCAGCGGTGGCTCCCCAGAGAGAG GTGGAGATGGGCCCGCATCCTCGAGGCAGCTGATGGAAGTGTCTCAGCTGTTACGACTTTACCAAGCTCGGGGCTGGGAGGCGCTGCCTGCCGAGGATCTGCTGCTTTACCTGAAGAGGCTGGACCACTGCGGCGG GACTGACAGCCGAGGGGAAAATGCCCCCAGAAGGAACACAGACTCCCGCTTGGGTGAGATCCCCCGGAAAGAG GCTCTCCCTCGGCGCCTCGCTGTAGCCCCTAAGACTGACAAACCTCCAGCTCGGAAGAAAAGTGGGCACCCCGCCCCTGGTGGTGTGAGAAGTCGGGGGGGAATCTGGAGATAA
- the CNTROB gene encoding centrobin isoform X2, translating to MAASAASPSSPLRAKDLLSESSEAPGLNQVSSEVTSQLYTSLHLSREAESTARAQLYLPAASPPPHEVLDGLAQELSHSLSLGLENNVKKKVREDGSRHIFEMESVRGQLQSMLQTSRDAAYRDPPIPGADSERREEDSFDSDSTATLLNTRPLQGLSPSSSAQAFEELFPRYTSLRPGPSLNPPDFQGLRDALDSEHTRRKHCERHIQNLQTRVLELQQQLAVAVTADRKKDIMIEQLDKTLARVVEGWNRHEAERTEVLRGLQEERQAAELTRSKQQETVTRLEQSLSEAMEALSREQEGARLQQREKETLEEERQALTLSLELEQQRCRVLQEERDEARAGQLSERRQLETLQVALEEERRSWAQQEHQLKERYQALQEESQAQLEREKGNTQREAQTAREAQQQLALVQSEVRRLEGELDTARRERDALQLEMSLVQARYESQRIQMESELAVQLEQRVTERLAQAQESSLRQAASLRDHHRKQLQELNGQHQQELSTQLAQFKVEIAEREERQQQVAQDYELRLAREQARVRELQSGNQQLEEQRVELVERLQAMLQAHWEEVTRLLSTTTLPPHPPDPPAGPSSPGLQEPEKGERRIWTVPPMAVALKPVLQQSRETREELPGVPPPVLCSPSPDLSLLLGPTFQSQHSFQPLEPKPDLTSSSVEAFSAVGTFHPDHRAERPFPEEDPGSEGDGFLKEGLPPPSQLQGLKHFLHQLLETAPQSHENPSVDQLPPKPGPLTASSWEETPQVPRLPPPVHKTKVPLAMASSLFRVHELPSAPSQSCGPSGGSPERGGDGPASSRQLMEVSQLLRLYQARGWEALPAEDLLLYLKRLDHCGGTDSRGENAPRRNTDSRLGEIPRKEALPRRLAVAPKTDKPPARKKSGHPAPGGVRSRGGIWR from the exons ATGGCAGCATCAGCTGCCAGCCCCAGTTCACCCCTACGGGCCAAGGACCTCTTGAGTGAGTCATCAGAAGCCCCTGGGCTGAACCAAGTGTCCTCTGAGGTGACCTCCCAGCTGTATACTTCTTTGCACCTCAGTCGTGAGGCAGAGAGCACAGCCCGAGCCCAGCTGTATTTACCTGccgcctccccacctccccatgaGGTGTTGGATGGCTTGGCCCAAGAACTGAGTCACAGCTTGTCACTGGGATTGGAGAACAACGTGAAGAAAAAGGTGAGGGAG GATGGTTCCAGGCATATCTTTGAGATGGAGAGTGTTCGGGGTCAACTCCAGAGCATGCTCCAAACCTCACGTGATGCGGCTTATC GGGATCCCCCGATTCCAGGTGCTGACTCTGAGAGACGGGAAGAGGACTCCTTTGACAGTGACAGCACAGCCACCTTGCTTAA CACCCGACCGCTGCAAGGCTTGTCTCCATCCAGCTCAGCCCAGGCCTTTGAGGAGTTGTTCCCCCGCTACACCAGCCTTCGGCCAGGGCCCTCACTCAACCCCCCAGATTTTCAGGGACTGAGAGATGCACTGGATTCAGAGCATACTCGTCGCAAG CATTGTGAGCGCCATATTCAGAATCTGCAGACCCGTGTCCttgagcttcagcaacagttagCCGTGGCCGTGACTGCTGACCGAAAGAAAGATATCATGATTGAACAACTGGACAAG ACCCTGGCCCGCGTGGTGGAGGGCTGGAACCGGCATGAAGCTGAGCGGACAGAGGTGCTTCGGGGACTCCAGGAGGAACGGCAGGCAGCTGAACTCACTAGAAGCAAGCAGCAGGAG ACAGTAACCCGCCTGGAGCAAAGCCTTTCTGAGGCCATGGAGGCCCTGAGTCGTGAGCAGGAAGGTGCCCGACTGCAGCAACGGGAAAAAGAGACACTG GAGGAGGAGAGGCAAGCTCTGACCCTGAGCTTGGAGCTAGAACAGCAGCGCTGCCGAGTCCTGCAGGAAGAACGGGATGAGGCCCGGGCTGGGCAACTCAGTGAGCGTCGACAGTTGGAGACACTGCAGGTGGCCCTCGAAGAAGAACGGCGGAGCTGGGCCCAGCAGGAGCACCAGCTGAAGGAACGCTACCAGGCGCTGCAGGAGGAGAGCCAGGCTCAGCTGGAAAGGGAGAAG GGGAACACCCAGAGGGAGGCCCAGACCGCCCGGGAGGCCCAGCAGCAGTTGGCCTTGGTGCAGTCTGAGGTGCGGCGGTTGGAAGGAGAGCTGGATACAGCTCGGAGAGAGAGAGACGCCCTACAGCTGGAGATGAGCCTGGTGCAG GCCCGGTATGAAAGCCAGCGGATCCAGATGGAGTCGGAGCTGGCAGTGCAGCTGGAGCAGCGGGTGACCGAGCGGCTGGCACAGGCGCAGGAGAGCAGCCTTCGGCAGGCAGCCTCCCTGAGGGACCATCACAG GAAGCAGCTGCAGGAGCTGAATGGACAGCACCAACAGGAATTGTCCACCCAGTTGGCTCAGTTCAAGGTGGAAATAGCAGAGCGGGAGGAGCGGCAGCAGCAGGTGGCTCAGGACTATGAGCTCAG ACTGGCCCGGGAGCAGGCGCGAGTGCGGGAACTGCAGAGTGGGAACCAGCAACTGGAGGAACAGCGGGTGGAGCTGGTGGAGCGGCTGCAGGCCATGCTGCAGGCCCACTGGGAGGAGGTCACCCGGCTGCTCAGCACCACCACCCTGCCGCCCCACCCCCCG GATCCCCCCGCTGGCccctccagccctgggctgcaggaACCAGAGAAGGGGGAGAGGAGGATCTGGACGGTGCCCCCCATGGCTGTGGCCCTGAAGCCCGTGTTGCAGCAGAGCCGGGAAACGCGGGAGGAGCTGCCTGGGGTGCCGCCGCCTGTTCTCTGCAGCCCCTCTCCAGATCTTAGCCTCCTGCTAGGCCCCACTTTCCAGAGCCAGCATTCCTTCCAGCCCCTGGAGCCAAAGCCGGACCTCACGTCTTCTTCAG TGGAGGCCTTCTCTGCAGTTGGGACCTTCCATCCGGATCACCGGGCAGAGCGACCATTCCCTGAGGAAGACCCTGGGTCTGAGGGGGATGGCTTCCTGAAGGAAGGCCTGCCACCCCCTTCCCAGCTGCAGGGCCTCAAGCATTTTTTACACCAG CTGCTGGAGACTGCACCCCAGAGCCACGAGAATCCCTCCGTCGATCAGCTTCCCCCTAAGCCTG GTCCTCTGACTGCCTCATCTTGGGAGGAAACCCCTCAGGTGCCACGCCTCCCTCCCCCTGTCCATAAAACTAAAGTTCCCTTAGCAATGGCGTCCAGTCTCTTCCGGGTCCATGAGCTTCCCTCAGCCCCTTCACAGAGCTGTGGTCCCAGCGGTGGCTCCCCAGAGAGAG GTGGAGATGGGCCCGCATCCTCGAGGCAGCTGATGGAAGTGTCTCAGCTGTTACGACTTTACCAAGCTCGGGGCTGGGAGGCGCTGCCTGCCGAGGATCTGCTGCTTTACCTGAAGAGGCTGGACCACTGCGGCGG GACTGACAGCCGAGGGGAAAATGCCCCCAGAAGGAACACAGACTCCCGCTTGGGTGAGATCCCCCGGAAAGAG GCTCTCCCTCGGCGCCTCGCTGTAGCCCCTAAGACTGACAAACCTCCAGCTCGGAAGAAAAGTGGGCACCCCGCCCCTGGTGGTGTGAGAAGTCGGGGGGGAATCTGGAGATAA
- the CNTROB gene encoding centrobin isoform X1 gives MAASAASPSSPLRAKDLLSESSEAPGLNQVSSEVTSQLYTSLHLSREAESTARAQLYLPAASPPPHEVLDGLAQELSHSLSLGLENNVKKKVREDGSRHIFEMESVRGQLQSMLQTSRDAAYRDPPIPGADSERREEDSFDSDSTATLLNTRPLQGLSPSSSAQAFEELFPRYTSLRPGPSLNPPDFQGLRDALDSEHTRRKHCERHIQNLQTRVLELQQQLAVAVTADRKKDIMIEQLDKTLARVVEGWNRHEAERTEVLRGLQEERQAAELTRSKQQETVTRLEQSLSEAMEALSREQEGARLQQREKETLEEERQALTLSLELEQQRCRVLQEERDEARAGQLSERRQLETLQVALEEERRSWAQQEHQLKERYQALQEESQAQLEREKGNTQREAQTAREAQQQLALVQSEVRRLEGELDTARRERDALQLEMSLVQARYESQRIQMESELAVQLEQRVTERLAQAQESSLRQAASLRDHHRKQLQELNGQHQQELSTQLAQFKVEIAEREERQQQVAQDYELRLAREQARVRELQSGNQQLEEQRVELVERLQAMLQAHWEEVTRLLSTTTLPPHPPDPPAGPSSPGLQEPEKGERRIWTVPPMAVALKPVLQQSRETREELPGVPPPVLCSPSPDLSLLLGPTFQSQHSFQPLEPKPDLTSSSVEAFSAVGTFHPDHRAERPFPEEDPGSEGDGFLKEGLPPPSQLQGLKHFLHQLLETAPQSHENPSVDQLPPKPGPLTASSWEETPQVPRLPPPVHKTKVPLAMASSLFRVHELPSAPSQSCGPSGGSPERGGDGPASSRQLMEVSQLLRLYQARGWEALPAEDLLLYLKRLDHCGGRTDSRGENAPRRNTDSRLGEIPRKEALPRRLAVAPKTDKPPARKKSGHPAPGGVRSRGGIWR, from the exons ATGGCAGCATCAGCTGCCAGCCCCAGTTCACCCCTACGGGCCAAGGACCTCTTGAGTGAGTCATCAGAAGCCCCTGGGCTGAACCAAGTGTCCTCTGAGGTGACCTCCCAGCTGTATACTTCTTTGCACCTCAGTCGTGAGGCAGAGAGCACAGCCCGAGCCCAGCTGTATTTACCTGccgcctccccacctccccatgaGGTGTTGGATGGCTTGGCCCAAGAACTGAGTCACAGCTTGTCACTGGGATTGGAGAACAACGTGAAGAAAAAGGTGAGGGAG GATGGTTCCAGGCATATCTTTGAGATGGAGAGTGTTCGGGGTCAACTCCAGAGCATGCTCCAAACCTCACGTGATGCGGCTTATC GGGATCCCCCGATTCCAGGTGCTGACTCTGAGAGACGGGAAGAGGACTCCTTTGACAGTGACAGCACAGCCACCTTGCTTAA CACCCGACCGCTGCAAGGCTTGTCTCCATCCAGCTCAGCCCAGGCCTTTGAGGAGTTGTTCCCCCGCTACACCAGCCTTCGGCCAGGGCCCTCACTCAACCCCCCAGATTTTCAGGGACTGAGAGATGCACTGGATTCAGAGCATACTCGTCGCAAG CATTGTGAGCGCCATATTCAGAATCTGCAGACCCGTGTCCttgagcttcagcaacagttagCCGTGGCCGTGACTGCTGACCGAAAGAAAGATATCATGATTGAACAACTGGACAAG ACCCTGGCCCGCGTGGTGGAGGGCTGGAACCGGCATGAAGCTGAGCGGACAGAGGTGCTTCGGGGACTCCAGGAGGAACGGCAGGCAGCTGAACTCACTAGAAGCAAGCAGCAGGAG ACAGTAACCCGCCTGGAGCAAAGCCTTTCTGAGGCCATGGAGGCCCTGAGTCGTGAGCAGGAAGGTGCCCGACTGCAGCAACGGGAAAAAGAGACACTG GAGGAGGAGAGGCAAGCTCTGACCCTGAGCTTGGAGCTAGAACAGCAGCGCTGCCGAGTCCTGCAGGAAGAACGGGATGAGGCCCGGGCTGGGCAACTCAGTGAGCGTCGACAGTTGGAGACACTGCAGGTGGCCCTCGAAGAAGAACGGCGGAGCTGGGCCCAGCAGGAGCACCAGCTGAAGGAACGCTACCAGGCGCTGCAGGAGGAGAGCCAGGCTCAGCTGGAAAGGGAGAAG GGGAACACCCAGAGGGAGGCCCAGACCGCCCGGGAGGCCCAGCAGCAGTTGGCCTTGGTGCAGTCTGAGGTGCGGCGGTTGGAAGGAGAGCTGGATACAGCTCGGAGAGAGAGAGACGCCCTACAGCTGGAGATGAGCCTGGTGCAG GCCCGGTATGAAAGCCAGCGGATCCAGATGGAGTCGGAGCTGGCAGTGCAGCTGGAGCAGCGGGTGACCGAGCGGCTGGCACAGGCGCAGGAGAGCAGCCTTCGGCAGGCAGCCTCCCTGAGGGACCATCACAG GAAGCAGCTGCAGGAGCTGAATGGACAGCACCAACAGGAATTGTCCACCCAGTTGGCTCAGTTCAAGGTGGAAATAGCAGAGCGGGAGGAGCGGCAGCAGCAGGTGGCTCAGGACTATGAGCTCAG ACTGGCCCGGGAGCAGGCGCGAGTGCGGGAACTGCAGAGTGGGAACCAGCAACTGGAGGAACAGCGGGTGGAGCTGGTGGAGCGGCTGCAGGCCATGCTGCAGGCCCACTGGGAGGAGGTCACCCGGCTGCTCAGCACCACCACCCTGCCGCCCCACCCCCCG GATCCCCCCGCTGGCccctccagccctgggctgcaggaACCAGAGAAGGGGGAGAGGAGGATCTGGACGGTGCCCCCCATGGCTGTGGCCCTGAAGCCCGTGTTGCAGCAGAGCCGGGAAACGCGGGAGGAGCTGCCTGGGGTGCCGCCGCCTGTTCTCTGCAGCCCCTCTCCAGATCTTAGCCTCCTGCTAGGCCCCACTTTCCAGAGCCAGCATTCCTTCCAGCCCCTGGAGCCAAAGCCGGACCTCACGTCTTCTTCAG TGGAGGCCTTCTCTGCAGTTGGGACCTTCCATCCGGATCACCGGGCAGAGCGACCATTCCCTGAGGAAGACCCTGGGTCTGAGGGGGATGGCTTCCTGAAGGAAGGCCTGCCACCCCCTTCCCAGCTGCAGGGCCTCAAGCATTTTTTACACCAG CTGCTGGAGACTGCACCCCAGAGCCACGAGAATCCCTCCGTCGATCAGCTTCCCCCTAAGCCTG GTCCTCTGACTGCCTCATCTTGGGAGGAAACCCCTCAGGTGCCACGCCTCCCTCCCCCTGTCCATAAAACTAAAGTTCCCTTAGCAATGGCGTCCAGTCTCTTCCGGGTCCATGAGCTTCCCTCAGCCCCTTCACAGAGCTGTGGTCCCAGCGGTGGCTCCCCAGAGAGAG GTGGAGATGGGCCCGCATCCTCGAGGCAGCTGATGGAAGTGTCTCAGCTGTTACGACTTTACCAAGCTCGGGGCTGGGAGGCGCTGCCTGCCGAGGATCTGCTGCTTTACCTGAAGAGGCTGGACCACTGCGGCGG CAGGACTGACAGCCGAGGGGAAAATGCCCCCAGAAGGAACACAGACTCCCGCTTGGGTGAGATCCCCCGGAAAGAG GCTCTCCCTCGGCGCCTCGCTGTAGCCCCTAAGACTGACAAACCTCCAGCTCGGAAGAAAAGTGGGCACCCCGCCCCTGGTGGTGTGAGAAGTCGGGGGGGAATCTGGAGATAA
- the CNTROB gene encoding centrobin isoform X4: protein MAASAASPSSPLRAKDLLSESSEAPGLNQVSSEVTSQLYTSLHLSREAESTARAQLYLPAASPPPHEVLDGLAQELSHSLSLGLENNVKKKVREDGSRHIFEMESVRGQLQSMLQTSRDAAYRADSERREEDSFDSDSTATLLNTRPLQGLSPSSSAQAFEELFPRYTSLRPGPSLNPPDFQGLRDALDSEHTRRKHCERHIQNLQTRVLELQQQLAVAVTADRKKDIMIEQLDKTLARVVEGWNRHEAERTEVLRGLQEERQAAELTRSKQQETVTRLEQSLSEAMEALSREQEGARLQQREKETLEEERQALTLSLELEQQRCRVLQEERDEARAGQLSERRQLETLQVALEEERRSWAQQEHQLKERYQALQEESQAQLEREKGNTQREAQTAREAQQQLALVQSEVRRLEGELDTARRERDALQLEMSLVQARYESQRIQMESELAVQLEQRVTERLAQAQESSLRQAASLRDHHRKQLQELNGQHQQELSTQLAQFKVEIAEREERQQQVAQDYELRLAREQARVRELQSGNQQLEEQRVELVERLQAMLQAHWEEVTRLLSTTTLPPHPPDPPAGPSSPGLQEPEKGERRIWTVPPMAVALKPVLQQSRETREELPGVPPPVLCSPSPDLSLLLGPTFQSQHSFQPLEPKPDLTSSSVEAFSAVGTFHPDHRAERPFPEEDPGSEGDGFLKEGLPPPSQLQGLKHFLHQLLETAPQSHENPSVDQLPPKPGPLTASSWEETPQVPRLPPPVHKTKVPLAMASSLFRVHELPSAPSQSCGPSGGSPERGGDGPASSRQLMEVSQLLRLYQARGWEALPAEDLLLYLKRLDHCGGRTDSRGENAPRRNTDSRLGEIPRKEALPRRLAVAPKTDKPPARKKSGHPAPGGVRSRGGIWR, encoded by the exons ATGGCAGCATCAGCTGCCAGCCCCAGTTCACCCCTACGGGCCAAGGACCTCTTGAGTGAGTCATCAGAAGCCCCTGGGCTGAACCAAGTGTCCTCTGAGGTGACCTCCCAGCTGTATACTTCTTTGCACCTCAGTCGTGAGGCAGAGAGCACAGCCCGAGCCCAGCTGTATTTACCTGccgcctccccacctccccatgaGGTGTTGGATGGCTTGGCCCAAGAACTGAGTCACAGCTTGTCACTGGGATTGGAGAACAACGTGAAGAAAAAGGTGAGGGAG GATGGTTCCAGGCATATCTTTGAGATGGAGAGTGTTCGGGGTCAACTCCAGAGCATGCTCCAAACCTCACGTGATGCGGCTTATC GTGCTGACTCTGAGAGACGGGAAGAGGACTCCTTTGACAGTGACAGCACAGCCACCTTGCTTAA CACCCGACCGCTGCAAGGCTTGTCTCCATCCAGCTCAGCCCAGGCCTTTGAGGAGTTGTTCCCCCGCTACACCAGCCTTCGGCCAGGGCCCTCACTCAACCCCCCAGATTTTCAGGGACTGAGAGATGCACTGGATTCAGAGCATACTCGTCGCAAG CATTGTGAGCGCCATATTCAGAATCTGCAGACCCGTGTCCttgagcttcagcaacagttagCCGTGGCCGTGACTGCTGACCGAAAGAAAGATATCATGATTGAACAACTGGACAAG ACCCTGGCCCGCGTGGTGGAGGGCTGGAACCGGCATGAAGCTGAGCGGACAGAGGTGCTTCGGGGACTCCAGGAGGAACGGCAGGCAGCTGAACTCACTAGAAGCAAGCAGCAGGAG ACAGTAACCCGCCTGGAGCAAAGCCTTTCTGAGGCCATGGAGGCCCTGAGTCGTGAGCAGGAAGGTGCCCGACTGCAGCAACGGGAAAAAGAGACACTG GAGGAGGAGAGGCAAGCTCTGACCCTGAGCTTGGAGCTAGAACAGCAGCGCTGCCGAGTCCTGCAGGAAGAACGGGATGAGGCCCGGGCTGGGCAACTCAGTGAGCGTCGACAGTTGGAGACACTGCAGGTGGCCCTCGAAGAAGAACGGCGGAGCTGGGCCCAGCAGGAGCACCAGCTGAAGGAACGCTACCAGGCGCTGCAGGAGGAGAGCCAGGCTCAGCTGGAAAGGGAGAAG GGGAACACCCAGAGGGAGGCCCAGACCGCCCGGGAGGCCCAGCAGCAGTTGGCCTTGGTGCAGTCTGAGGTGCGGCGGTTGGAAGGAGAGCTGGATACAGCTCGGAGAGAGAGAGACGCCCTACAGCTGGAGATGAGCCTGGTGCAG GCCCGGTATGAAAGCCAGCGGATCCAGATGGAGTCGGAGCTGGCAGTGCAGCTGGAGCAGCGGGTGACCGAGCGGCTGGCACAGGCGCAGGAGAGCAGCCTTCGGCAGGCAGCCTCCCTGAGGGACCATCACAG GAAGCAGCTGCAGGAGCTGAATGGACAGCACCAACAGGAATTGTCCACCCAGTTGGCTCAGTTCAAGGTGGAAATAGCAGAGCGGGAGGAGCGGCAGCAGCAGGTGGCTCAGGACTATGAGCTCAG ACTGGCCCGGGAGCAGGCGCGAGTGCGGGAACTGCAGAGTGGGAACCAGCAACTGGAGGAACAGCGGGTGGAGCTGGTGGAGCGGCTGCAGGCCATGCTGCAGGCCCACTGGGAGGAGGTCACCCGGCTGCTCAGCACCACCACCCTGCCGCCCCACCCCCCG GATCCCCCCGCTGGCccctccagccctgggctgcaggaACCAGAGAAGGGGGAGAGGAGGATCTGGACGGTGCCCCCCATGGCTGTGGCCCTGAAGCCCGTGTTGCAGCAGAGCCGGGAAACGCGGGAGGAGCTGCCTGGGGTGCCGCCGCCTGTTCTCTGCAGCCCCTCTCCAGATCTTAGCCTCCTGCTAGGCCCCACTTTCCAGAGCCAGCATTCCTTCCAGCCCCTGGAGCCAAAGCCGGACCTCACGTCTTCTTCAG TGGAGGCCTTCTCTGCAGTTGGGACCTTCCATCCGGATCACCGGGCAGAGCGACCATTCCCTGAGGAAGACCCTGGGTCTGAGGGGGATGGCTTCCTGAAGGAAGGCCTGCCACCCCCTTCCCAGCTGCAGGGCCTCAAGCATTTTTTACACCAG CTGCTGGAGACTGCACCCCAGAGCCACGAGAATCCCTCCGTCGATCAGCTTCCCCCTAAGCCTG GTCCTCTGACTGCCTCATCTTGGGAGGAAACCCCTCAGGTGCCACGCCTCCCTCCCCCTGTCCATAAAACTAAAGTTCCCTTAGCAATGGCGTCCAGTCTCTTCCGGGTCCATGAGCTTCCCTCAGCCCCTTCACAGAGCTGTGGTCCCAGCGGTGGCTCCCCAGAGAGAG GTGGAGATGGGCCCGCATCCTCGAGGCAGCTGATGGAAGTGTCTCAGCTGTTACGACTTTACCAAGCTCGGGGCTGGGAGGCGCTGCCTGCCGAGGATCTGCTGCTTTACCTGAAGAGGCTGGACCACTGCGGCGG CAGGACTGACAGCCGAGGGGAAAATGCCCCCAGAAGGAACACAGACTCCCGCTTGGGTGAGATCCCCCGGAAAGAG GCTCTCCCTCGGCGCCTCGCTGTAGCCCCTAAGACTGACAAACCTCCAGCTCGGAAGAAAAGTGGGCACCCCGCCCCTGGTGGTGTGAGAAGTCGGGGGGGAATCTGGAGATAA